The genome window TCCATGGCGTCGTTCTAGCCGAGCCGGCGGCCATGGTCTATTTTCACCGGCCGATGGCGAGCCCGTTCGAGAAGGCCTTCGAGGACGAGCTCGCGCACGTCAGGACGGCCGGCCTCTGGCGCGAGCTCCGCCGCATCGAGGGTCCGGTCGACACCTGGGTGACGGTCGACGGCGTACGCGCGCTGGCGCTCTGCTCGAACAACTACCTCGGCCTCGCCAACCACCCGACGCTCGCCGCCGCGGCGGCGCGCGCCGCCGCGGCGTACGGCGTCGGGGCGGGCGCCTCACGGCTGATCTCCGGCTCCCTCGCGATCCACCGCGACCTCGAGGCACGGCTCGCGCGCTTCGAGCACACGGAGGCGGCATTGCTCTTTCCGACCGGCTACCACGCGAACGTCGGCGCCATCACGACCCTCGTGCGCCGCGGCGACGCGGTGTTCAGCGACCGCCTGAACCACGCCTCGATCATCGACGGCTGCCGCCTCTCCGGCGCCGACGTGCACGTCTATCCGCACGCCGATGCCGCCGCGCTCGACGCCCTGCTGGCGCGCGCGGCGGCGCGGCGACGCCTCGTCGTCACCGACTCCGTGTTCAGCATGGACGGCGACCACGCGCCGCTCGGCGAGATCTGCCGCGTCGCCGCCGCGCGCGACGCAATGGTGATGGTGGACGAGGCGCACGCGACTGGCGTCGAGGGTCCGACCGGCGCCGGCCTCGTCGAAGCGCTCGGGCTCGGCGGCGCCGTGACCGTGCGGATGGGGACGCTCGGGAAGGCGCTCGGCGGCGCGGGAGCGTTCGTCGCCGGGAGTCGCGCGCTCGTCGACCTGCTCGTGAACCGCGCGCGGAGCTTCATCTACACGACCGCGCTGCCGCCGCCGGTGGTCGCCGCCGCCGACGCCGCGCTCGACGTCGTCGCGCGCGAGCCGGAGCGGCGCGCCCGCCTCGGCGCGCTCTCGGCGACGCTCCGCGGGCGCCTGCGCGCGCTCGGCTTCGAGATCTCCGCGGGCGCGGGCCCGATCATTCCCGTCATCGCGGGAACGAGCGAGCGCGCCCTCGCCTGGTCGCGCGGACTTCTCGAGCGCGGCGTCTTCGTGCAGGCCATCCGCCCGCCAACGGTTCCCGACGGCACCGCCCGCCTGCGCGTCACCCTGATGGCCACCCACACCGACCAGGACGTCGAGTACGCCGTGACCGCCTTCGCCGCGCTCCGCGATCGAACCGCGAGCAGCTGAAACGCGACCGACAACGCCTCGTGGCGGCAGGTGCCGCTCCTCCGGCGCAGATCGACGAGGTCGAAGCTCCGGAGCATCGACGGCGCGTCGAGATCGGCGCGTATCGCCGCGAGCCGGGCAAGCTCGAGGTGCTCGAGGTCGTTGCAGGAGCCGATCATTGACGCGAGCGCCCGGGCCGACGCCCGGGCGCTCGCGCGGCGTCTTTTCGGTCGCTGTCCCCGCCGTTTCACGCTACGCTCGGTGCGTCCGATCGCACCGAGGAGGTCTTCGTCCCATGGCGCTTCGTCTCCGTCTCGCCAGGTTCATCGCCGCCCTGTGCCTGGTCGCGCTCCTCTCCCCGGCGACCAGCCACGCCGCCGACGGCGACGTGCTCGCGTGGAACCGCAACAACGCGTGGGTGGTCGCGGCTCCGGTCGAGCTCTTCCTCGGCCCGCTCCCCTTGAGCAGCTGGAACGTCGATGCGTTCGCGTTCAGCTATCCCGACCCCGGGGATCCGAAGATCGTCGAGTCCGAGATCTTCGTGACCGGTGTCCCCTTCCAGCCCTTCTATACCGCCGTCGGCAAGGCCGCGGGAACGCA of Deltaproteobacteria bacterium contains these proteins:
- the bioF gene encoding 8-amino-7-oxononanoate synthase; its protein translation is MASPFEKAFEDELAHVRTAGLWRELRRIEGPVDTWVTVDGVRALALCSNNYLGLANHPTLAAAAARAAAAYGVGAGASRLISGSLAIHRDLEARLARFEHTEAALLFPTGYHANVGAITTLVRRGDAVFSDRLNHASIIDGCRLSGADVHVYPHADAAALDALLARAAARRRLVVTDSVFSMDGDHAPLGEICRVAAARDAMVMVDEAHATGVEGPTGAGLVEALGLGGAVTVRMGTLGKALGGAGAFVAGSRALVDLLVNRARSFIYTTALPPPVVAAADAALDVVAREPERRARLGALSATLRGRLRALGFEISAGAGPIIPVIAGTSERALAWSRGLLERGVFVQAIRPPTVPDGTARLRVTLMATHTDQDVEYAVTAFAALRDRTASS